The proteins below are encoded in one region of Lactuca sativa cultivar Salinas chromosome 3, Lsat_Salinas_v11, whole genome shotgun sequence:
- the LOC111877647 gene encoding uncharacterized protein LOC111877647: protein MQGGRGRGRGRGRGDPFSFSGFGGMPFPSLFGSGGRDPFDDPFFTQPFGGNGMFQPSPFMGVPPFGSSLFPPNGTSPFMDAHAHTPTLYDHMPNTSRGPIIEELNSDEEEQQLEAQHGNQLSVMRDTHSRPQAHSFSFQSSSVTYGGSNGAYYTSSTIRRAGSDGVRFEEYKEADSVSGEAAHRISRGIHDKGHTVSRHLKSDGQVDTMQTLHNINEDEVNGFEEAWKGRGGWALASSSSGRRRLGVGEHAQSSKPRRRR, encoded by the exons ATGCAAGGtgggagagggagagggagaggaagaggaagaggtGATCCTTTCTCTTTCTCTGGTTTTGGGGGTATGCCATTTCCTAGCCTATTTGGGTCTGGGGGAAGAGACCCATTTGATGACCCTTTCTTCACACAACCATTTGGTGGAAATGGAATGTTTCAGCCAAGTCCATTCATGGGTGTACCTCCATTTGGGTCAAGCTTATTCCCTCCAAATGGAACAAGTCCTTTCATGGATGCACATGCACACACTCCTACACTTTATGACCACATGCCAAACACTTCCAGGGGTCCAATCATTGAAGAACTcaactctgatgaagaagaacaACAACTAGAAGCTCAGCATGGAAATCAGTTGAGTGTGATGCGTGATACACACTCACGTCCACAAGCTCATAGCTTTTCCTTTCAAAGCTCCAGTGTTACATATGGAGGTTCTAATGGAGCATATTATACTTCATCTACCATTAGAAGGGCTGGAAGTGATGGT GTGAGATTTGAAGAATATAAAGAAGCTGACTCAGTAAGTGGTGAGGCAGCTCATAGAATTTCAAGAGGAATCCATGATAAG GGTCACACTGTTTCAAGGCATCTAAAATCAGATGGACAGGTGGATACAATGCAAACACTGCATAACATCAACGAAG ATGAAGTTAATGGGTTTGAAGAGGCTTGGAAAGGAAGGGGTGGTTGGGCACTGGCTTCAAGTTCAAGTGGGAGAAGACGATTGGGTGTAGGTGAGCATGCACAGTCATCAAAGCCTAGGCGGAGACGTTGA
- the LOC111877650 gene encoding uncharacterized protein LOC111877650 has product MLTFNLKFCFSGWRQLESPPQLLSGRFSGHHSYNLLSAPDTHSFASFPLRFGSFPVQSVTLGSGVPRLRIPMAMIIRRRPSARMSQVQQRLQEAIERAVGARAVHNTHTHTIYNHGQRKKILQMEKNRINKDGELVISSTKTRTPKGNIEDALEKLQVIIDAASYVSPPPSEEQVNKITKIAAVVEQKRQRHFTIQYPITTIGCSNEEA; this is encoded by the exons ATGTTGACGTTCAATTTGAAATTCTGTTTTTCTGGATGGCGGCAATTAGAATCACCGCCACAGTTGTTGTCGGGGAGATTCTCCGGCCATCACAGTTACAATCTTCTATCCGCACCTGATACACACTCGTTTGCATCGTTCCCACTTCGCTTCGGTTCATTTCCCGTCCAATCAGTTACTCTTGGATCCGGTGTGCCGCGGCTTCGGATTCCGATGGCAATGATAATAAGAAGGCGTCCGTCCGCACGAATGTCTCAGGTTCAACAGCGATTGCAAGAAGCCATTGAGAGGGCTGTTGGAG CAAGAGCAgtacacaacacacacacacatactatcTATAATCATGGTCAGAGAAAAAAAATTCTACAAATG GAAAAGAATCGAATCAACAAAGATGGGGAGCTTGTGATTTCCTCCACAAAGACcagaacaccaaa GGGTAACATCGAGGATGCCTTGGAGAAACTACAG GTGATCATTGATGCTGCTTCATACGTCTCGCCACCTCCATCAGAAGAACAAGTaaacaaaattaccaaaat TGCGGCTGTAGTAGAGCAGAAGAGGCAACGTCATTTCACAATACAATATCCAATAACAACAATAG